The Zingiber officinale cultivar Zhangliang chromosome 2A, Zo_v1.1, whole genome shotgun sequence genomic sequence aaaataggaaaatacataaattagaaaaataataaatatttcctaataataattattctctaataattagaaaacaataagtatttcctaataataattatttcctaataattatgaaataaataactatttacttataataattatttcctaatacgcTCTCTCAAGATGGTATCCCAGAAATGACACCAATCTTGCTGCAAATAATAGCAAACAACCGAGGTCGAGAAAGCAACTTTATAGGTGCATCAGCCAACTGATCCTCAGTaggaatatgagtaactcgtagttcggaggcctgcaccagatcacgaacaaagtgatagtcaatagCTAGATGCTTCATCCGAGAGTGAAAAATATGATTAGCTGAAAGATACGTGACACCCAAATTATCAGTAAAAAACACAGCAGGCGTGGTAACCGGAAGAAGCAGAtctgtcaaaagtgacttaatccattgaATCTTAGTTGCTACAGAGGCAATGACACGATATTCAGCATCAATCGACGAGCGTGCAACCGTACGCTGTTTGGTAGATTTCCAGAAACCGGATTAGcacctagaaaaataataaatgcacccGTAGAATACCGATCATCTAGATCTCCTGCCCAGTGTGCATCGGAGAAATAATGAAGAGTAAAAGGTGTATCCACAAGAAGATGAATGCCAAGATCCCTAGTACCATTGAGATATCGAAGTAGACGCTTCACAGCACCCCAATGCGTCTCTaaaggagcatgcataaactgtGAAAGCTTGTTGACCGCAAAGGAAATATCAGGACAAGTCATACGGAGATGTTGTAAGCCTCCAACCACTTGTCGGAACTTAGTCGTATCAAAAGATGAAGACCCATCATGCAAAGTAAGACGAGAGCCAGCAGCAATAGGAGTGGAGACCGGCTTGGAATCAAGTATGTTGTATTTGGAGAGAAGATCTGTGACATACTTTTGCTGAGACAagagaagaccatttgaggttgggcgAACTTCAATACTGCAGAAGAGGGAAAGAACTCCAAGATCCTTAATCGCAAATTTTGCATGAAGTTTACATACTATGACGTCAACAGAAGAAGCATCACTCCCTGTaatgattagatcatcaacatatacaagaaAATAGATAACAGTATCATCCGCAGaataaacaaataaggaggtGTCAGCTCGGGATGCGATAAAACCATGAGAGACCAAGAAAGCATGAAGCTCCAAATACCAAGCGCGCGGAGCCTGCTTCAGGCTATAAAGCGTTTATGCAAACGACACACATGATCCGGAAACTCAGCACTGCGCATACTCGAAGGTTGCCCCATATAAACCACCTCTGCAAGATGACCATTAAGAAACACATTGTTTACATCAAGTTGACGAAGACACCACCTCTGATTCACAGCCAAACTAAGAACAATGCACATTGTTATTGGATTAATAACAGGGCTGAATATATCATGAAAGTTAACTCCAGGGCGCTGATGAAAACCCTTGGCAACAAGGCGAGCCTTATACCGATCAATTGAGCCATCAGAATTATGCTTAATGCGAAACACCCACAAGATTTTGGTCTAGCGAAGGTGTGGCAGGAGTCCAAGTCTGATTACGGAGAAGAGCATCATATTCTTCATGCATGGCCTGTACCCAATTCGGATCTTTGAGCGTCTGCGTGACAAAGGAGGGTTCACAAGGTTGTGGAAGACTAATATGAAGAAAATACTTTGGATTGGGTTTGTAGATGCCATTTTTGGAACGAGTTTGCATGGAATGTTGGTTTAGAGAAGCGAGAGAGGGAGAAAGAGTCGGTGGGCTAGAGGGTCGGTTGCCACCAGGCAGCGTGGACGACCCAACAAAAAGAGGCGATGATGGCGGAGATGATGGCGGCGATGATGACAGCGGTGAAGAAGTCACTTGCGGACGGCTACGGTTAGTGGCAGGTTGCTGTATCAGTGCTGGAGGGTCTCATGAGAGAACTGGTGCCGTAGAAAGCTCAGAGTCAGTGTCTATTACTGTGGAATCCAAGGAGGAGGTGATGGAAAATGGAAAAACATGCCCCACAAACTTAACATAACGAGATACAAAGACTCTTTTGAAAGCTTCATCATAGCAGAGGAAGACACTCTGGGTGAAAGAATAGTCAAGGAAGACACAAGAGGTTGACTTGGGATCAAGCTTGTGGTGAGAGTAGGGGCACAACCATGAAAAACATAGACACCCGAAAACTCGAAGCTTAGAAAGATCAGGAACGGTGgtgaacaatttttcaaaagaggaCATATGGGAGAGACCGACCTTAGGCATGCGGTTAATCAAATAGACTGCTGCAGCAAAGGCATAAGGTCAGAAAGTGAGTGGAATAGATGCTTTGTGCAACAAACTGAGACCGGTTTCGACTATATGACGATGACGACGTTCAGAGCATCCATTGTGTTTAGGAGTGTGTGGAGGAGTGGTAAGATGACTAATACCATGAGTAGTAAGAAAGGAGTGAAGGGCTaagaattcacctccattatcaGTGAATAGTATTTTGATAGTCATCGAGAACCGATTTTCAACAAGAGTTTTGAATGCAATAAAGGTAGAGTATACATCCGATTTATTACGTAAATGATAAAGCTATATATACTTTGTAAAATGATCAACAAAGATAACATAATATTTGAGTCCATCAAATGATGATATAGGAGATGTCCAAACATCAGAAAAGATAATATCCAAAGGAGCATGAGACGAAATACTAGATTTATGAAAGGACAATTTATGACTCTTATTAATATTACACGAAGTGCatgaaaaattagacaaagtaTTCGCAGGAAACGAAAGACCCAAGGATAAAAAAACATTGCAAAACATCTAATGACAGATGACCTAAACGACTATGCCATAAGGAAATAGATGACGAGACAGACATAGAAAAGGCGGAAGGTGATGATAGTGTATACATAAATTGTGGCCAGTAATAGACACCATCTCTATGGACCCCGTTGACCAGTGTCGCTCCCGTATGACGATCCAACACTtgaaaataggaataaaagaaaagaaatgtaacAGGATTAGTAGCACAAAGGACTGCGacaaaaatcaaattttttgacatagatgacacaaataaaacattggagaaaactaaagggaaagatggagtagagaaagagaaagaaccaaTGTGTGTAATAGGTAGTATAGAACCATCACTAATGACAACGCTATCATTCCCAGAGTAAGGCTCATGCAACGAGAGAGTAGCGAGATCAGTGGTGATATGATGAGAGGCGCTAGAGTCAACAATCCATTCCCGAGAATCAGACGAAGGTATATAATGAACGGCAGTGTGCGCAAACGATGCACTATACGTGGGACGCGGAGCACGCGGAGGAGCCGGCGGAAGCAGAGCAAGCATCGAGGCAGTAATATGACCGCATTGGCGAGCAGAGTGACCTTGGACACCACAAATCTGACATCGCCCAAGATAATGATTGGGACTGGACATAGCTGAAAGAGTTGTTTCTACTAAGACGTCTGTGAAGTCACCTTTATTACTTTGAATACACAATTtgattttttactttttcttcggCACACTAGTTTCTGTTGCAACCTTTAGCCCTTCATGCGTTGGTTCTGAATGACTTCCGTGTTAAAAGCAAGCTGTTTTAGTTATTCCCTTCCATGTTGTAGTGGCATAAGATTGCTATTCTTCATCTACACTATTATCAAATCTTGTGAGCTCATTGGGATAAGTTTAGCTACCTTCCTAGAACTAATGCAATTTATattttgtgtgttttttttaaaaaaatgtttccaCGGAATCTGTAATGAATCCATCTTATgtttctaattaatttttattcatgTATTCTAGGAATCTTTGCAATTTACTTCTCTAGGACAATGTCACAGGTGAACTTAAAAGTCTGGAAACTTATGTCCAAAATCCAACTAGCAGTGTATCCATAAACCAACTTGAAAGTCAATTTCCAACAACTGGAGGCGCATATGATTTTAAGGGAGCTACAATATCAATATCTGATGAGATCTTGTCTTCTCCAAAAATGGTGACTCTAGTAAGACATGGTTTGAGCTCTTGGAATGAAGAAAATCGAGTTCAGGTGTGTATGCTTGATTCACCACTTTAAGAAAAGCTTTTAGTAGTTATTTTGCCTTTATTGAATAGTTATACTTTGAATTAGATACTACTTTCCACCCGATCATGCATCTGAATTATCCAAGTTCTTCCCACCATTTTAATCTGACTAGCTATCAGCTCATCAGTACCTACATCTACTATTATCATTTCTAAATTTTATACAATTTCATTTTGATTGACACTTTCAAATAGGATGTTTCTCTCATAATTGGTTTTTCTCTTATGTTTTCACTATAACTACGAAATTTCAATTGAGTCATTCCATTTATATTCTTTTTTATGTTTCCAGGGCTTCTTTTAGTTATCTATCCAGTTTGCTTTGAAAAAATGGTCTATAAAAGTATGATGCATCCTATGCTGTTTTAACAATAATTTTTGTTCTCTTTAACTTTTCTACAGGGTAGCTCAAACTTGTCCATACTGACAGAGGTTGGAGCCAGGCAAGCAGAGAAATGCCGTAGTTCTTTAACCAACATAAGCTTTGACATTTGTTTTTCTAGTCCTATATCACGTGCAAAGGTTCGAACTGTTTTTCAGAATTCTACCATTTCCATTTGTTATCTTATCTTCCAAAGACAATTTGGTTTATAATAATCTTGTTCATGATTTATTCCTTACCTTGTATAGTCTACTGCTGAACTTATCTGGCATGGAAGGGAGAAACCATTGATTTTCCTTGATTCATTAAAAGAAGCACATCTATTTTTTCTTGAGGGAATGACAAATGGTAAGTCAGCTAGAAATCATCCTTTTCTTACTGGCCTCTTATGAATTGTTTGTGTAATAATGTTTGAACTTTTTGAGGCAGCGGATGCTAAaaagaagtacccagaattatatACTGCTTGGAGAGAAGATCCTTTCAATTTTAATGTTGATGGAATTTATCCTGTTCGAAAATTGTGGGGCACGGCCAAACAGGCCTGGAAGGATATTTTGTCCACACCAGTAAGTAGCTAATGTGTATGCCCtcggttgatttttttttttttaagaaaacatgcataatgacGATTTTATTTGCATCAGGGAGAGAGCATTCTTGTTATCACCCATAAATCAATTTTGCGAGCCCTAATTTGCACAGCTCTTGGACTTGGTCCAGAGAGGCAAGTTTCTCTTGTTTTTCCTAAGAGGATTTATGGCTGCAATGATATCTTAGttttactgattttttttttgttctgtcCAAGTATATTATATTTCCTATATACCCCTTAGATGAACTACTGAGAACTTGTCCAAGTTTATTATGTTTAtttgagtttttttccttgttgaTGGAAAATAACTTCCCAAGTGACTTCTTTGGTGTTGTAGGTTTTGTGCCATTGATGTGAATAATGGTGGGATTTCGGTCTTCACTTTCAATAGACGAGGAGAAGCTATGCTTCAAAGTTTGAATATGACGGTCCATATGTATAGCAGTCACATGTATCAGTATTAGAAAGGTTTATAGCTTTGTCCCACGAATCTGACTTTCTATTTTAGACTAACTATAGGGGGAAAATctctaagggtgcgtttgatttacaccgttttcattttcattttctggaaaacgcgcgttttctagaaaacagaaaacgactttttgtcattctctgtttttctagaaaacgatagctaattttttagaaaacgcgcgcggaaaacataaaccaaacaccattttccagaaaacgcgcattttccagaaaatgaaaatggaaaacgcgcgtaccaaacgccctCTAAGTTTTTCACCGGGTTAGAAAATGAGAACTTGGTAAATGACTAGGATGCGTGAATCATCCTGTATAGAAATATCAATCAATAAAATTCTTGTTCTGCGATTTCATTATTGTTTGTACATTATGATTTTTTTCCACTTTCACGCAATTAGTACTTGTCCTTTCCTCTATATCACTAGCTTTGTGAGAAATAGCTTAGTGTGGATTTTACTTTTCACTGTAATAAAGCATTTTACTCCACAAGAATTGGATGAGCGGTTGGAATGACTTTAATATTTCCTTGTCATTGCCTGAATAAAAGGAATTACAAAGGTGACTTCATACTCCACAAACAAGGTATGATATATCTGCCAACAATAGCTCTTATTTTATCACATCACTGCCTCGTGTTGAAATTGCTTTATAATTTGAGAAAAACAATCGTCACAAAATCATTCCAACCATACAGAGAACGCACTTGGAATTTGAGAAGTGAAGTATTTGGTTGTCTTAAAGGATCATTTATAACATGGAAGCAAAATAATAAAGAGCTTTGATTTCATATGATTAGATTTTACAATTTAAAGTTGGAAACAATTTATTACTCATCCTATTTGGAAGAGTTTAATTGCATTTAGAAGAGATTAAGCTAGTTTAGCTTTCAAAATTGTCGGTGCAAGTTTAGCTGCAAAGTTCATCTCAAAATTATATCTATTATTGTATCAGTGTTTTCATACATAATGATAGTACTTTCAGGATCATGTTAGTTTTGGTGAAGAATGACCTAAACTCTGATAAAGATAGTTCATTAAAGTTGTATAGTTATCGATTATTTGAGCTAGCAATATCTTATATGAGAAGCTCAAACACATGACTGATTATTTCGGTCCACTGGAATGTGTAGTCACGCTATTCAGTGATAGGATGGAAGACGAATACCAATATAGTGATTGATTctctagaaattttttttagcaGATCAATACATGAATATCTGCAGTGAATTTAAATGTAATATGTATGGTTGCATCATTTCCCAATAGATATTAGGATCATGGAAACTTAGGACTCAATACTTGGTGAATGTCATAGAGCACAATCAGAAGGAAGGTAATAACAGCAACACAGCCGCATATCATTGCTCCCATGACATGATCACAAAAGTTTGGAACTCTGTCACAGATAGGGAACCATCCTGCATGAGAGTTGCCCTTCTTCCCTAGTTGTGCCATGGCTCCTGCTGCTGCAATGGCAGCCGTTAGCAGCATCGCCAAAATCTACAATAAAGGTAATCAGAGgagaagagtttaagaaagtcaGTAAGTCAATGGCAAATAGTTAGGCCAGGATGAAATTCATGGACTTACCACATCAAACACGATGATTGACCTCGATAGTAAGCTTGTTGAAGGTACAAAAAGCACAATCAAGCTGTAGATAAAAGCTATACCATTTGCTACGACAAAGAacctacaaaaataaataaataaaagtttgTAGAGAGATTTGCATCAAAGAGAAATGGAGATGGTTCTCGCTATGATAGTTGCTTACACGAGGGCAGGAGTGTGTTGGAACTTGGCTTCCAAGGTAATGCCAAACACGGTGGTGGAATCATGGCTCGTTGCCATGATGACCACCGCACAAAGAGTGGCTGCCACAGCCAGCAGCctgagaagaagaaagaaaactcTCAAAACCTTGGCCATTCCGGTGAGGTTGTAAGTTGCAGTGCTTATCTGCTGCTATGGAAACATAGGAAGTCCAGAGTCGATACTGAACTTATCATTTAAATAAAGCAGAGCAGGTGGTGGTAGCTTTGGGGGTTAAACAAGAGTGGGGAGGGGTAGGACTTCCAGTATGTGAAAGATGAATATATTTGTGTTGGTAATCTGTTTCTATACTCTGTTGAAAAATCTCACCTGTCTCCATCTCCTGTGCTACCTTCTAGGAAGCCAGTTTACATGTCCAGATGGCTGTGGTTAGTTGTCTATGTCCCTATGAAGTTATGCTGTGGTTGCAATGATACTTGTCATGTTGTTAGGATATGTGTAAGAGGGAGGGGCAGATGGCCAACCTTGAGAAGTTGCATGTGTTTGAGGGATTTCTGGAGTGCTTCTCAAGAAAGAAAAGGACATATTGACATAAGCAATCAGTGAGAATTTGTTACTGCTATTAAAAacttcattgatttttttttctcattttcactCAATTGTCGTTTTTTCAAAAAAGTTGTGCCTTAAACAGTGTTTGCttgattaaaatgatttttattattattattatcaatgTGTAGgagtttaaatttatataatgaatttaattttgttgttatGTTCTGAACAGGATATGTTCTCACAGTCAATATGATATTGAGATAGTAAATGTGTAAACAGGTGAAGATCTTAATTGTGGTGCACAATGGTAAAGTAGGAGCAAAAAGAGGATGAGAATTTGAATCTCAAATGAGATGAATGTTTTGAAGGTCGGTGTGCATAAGTTGCTCTTGAATTTTTCTGGTAGGTGAATACAATAGTGGGTCTTCAAAATACACAATTATTATTGGGCAAAAGTCAAGAGCCCCccttagttttttaaataatcaaaggggtatctttttttatttttttttatcaaaaaaaatgtCTCATCTCACTAACAATCCATATACAATTATCTAACTATCCTCTTGTACACTATTCTCATTACTATCTTCTATCTAAATCCTAAAATTAGTCGGGCACGTTGTAACAACTACGAAATCAGAACTACTATAACATGAATGTTAGATGagcaaattaaatttgtattgtaGCAGTTATAATATTATAATTGAGTAGGTTAAAATTTGTAGTTGTTATAATAATTATAGTAAATATGGTTTCATAACTGGTACAAAGTGAATAGTAGGTGAACGGGGTTAAATCTGTGTTATAATATTTACGAAACTATATCTGTTATAATGTAAATGTTTTTGAATAGATTAAGCATGTGTTGTAATAACTAACATgtgtaataattataaaattatatctATTACAATGTCTCATCGATTCAAGATGTAGATGGGAGATAAAAATTGAGAATAATGTACTAAGGGTAATTATATATGAGTTGTCTGTGtgccttttgaaaaaaaataacaaaacaaaagatagcatttcaaaaaataataataataataataataataataatgagatCCTTCTAATTTTTATCCATAATTATTTAACATGTCTTTTTTCCCGAATATGTACTTCAAGAATAAGATGCCTCTCTTACGAGGGCACATTTAGTGATTCCCTCTAGTCACAAGAAAAGTATCGTCAAAGAATCTTAAAGTTTTCCaattcttttttctatttttgttcCATCAATAAATGTTGTCTGAATTATTTCAAGTTGATGGGCTCGGGGCGTAGTCTAAGCTTGTCCTAGTCAAATGTGTAGGGACCCTCATCCTCGATCTAGGTCGTAGGCATTATAATCGTTAAAGTCTTAATCTATCTTCATTAGGAGATCAATGAATCCACTCCATCCCCATCCAAATACAAACGGATGCAGTAAGAGACAATGCTCTCGAAGATAAGATCATTCTCCACTAATGTGACTAGTGGCTTTGCATTAATTGCGAGCTAGACTTGCAAATCATTCTCCACTCATCTTACGCAACATGAATTGACTACATTGTCCTATTAATCCGGTGTAGacgttatttttttaattttacatatTCGATAAATTTGAAGTAAAATTTATGCACACTATTTGGAGTGTACACtcaaactttcaaaattaatctcATTGTCTCAGGAGTCGCAGAGATAGTGGGCACCATATTTCTAGCATAATTCTTCATAATTgatgatttaaaatttattttatcataTGTTTAATGTCtgtatatttatatttatcttcTTTTATATTCGTACAATCAACACTCGTTACAGTAATAGATTtatgttttttcaaaattattctcaTTGGTATTAAAATTCTTATCTTTTTATTTGCCCTTGGAATATTTTACCATACACCACCACGCCCTCAGTGTATATGTATTAAGAATGCACTAACATCACATATAAATAGCTCGACGTATTGCATAGCAACTAAATATTTCTTCGATCCTTCATTTGAGTGTTAAAGTTTCATGCTAGAAATCTCTCGAAGCATCAGCTTGTAGAGACAGCCTGCGTTCAATCTCTCCCAATTGGGCCAAACTTGCGGCTGCGGTAGGATTGAAACGAACGAGGGGGTGGGGTTGGGGCGGGTGGCTAATctcgttttaatttttttttcattttaaaaaaacttgttgAAAAATTAAGTATGCAGTAGAAAAatcaattaagaaaaatataGCAGAAAATAAGTATATATTCATTTTTACTTGATTCAAATTCTTCAATGACTTCTGCTCCAAGGTTCATATCTCTTTGGGACATATCGAATAGATaatctattaaaaaaattaaatctcaaTTATAAATAAAGAAAGTGTAACAAGATACACTTTCTTATACAAGAATAATagtaaataacttttaaaaaaatgttaCCATCACTTATATTAGTTGAAACTTGTAGCTCGAGATCGATGTCGTTTTGATTATAGTAGTTGGGCATAGCAGGATCACAACAGAGTGGTAGTATAAAGACGGCGCAGTAGAAAGAGCTAGAAGACTTGTATATTGCATTGGAGGCGGCTCTAATGACCTATGGCACCTCCATTCGAGTTGATCCAATCTGAGATTGTTAATGTTTATCTGAGGGTGCCTCCAGTCCCATCTGAGATGCCTCCAATCAACGAAGGGCTCTTCCAATGGCTGAAACTTCATCCGTGAAGTTTATTTGCGTAGGAGCACCTTCATCCATCGAGGGCGCCTCCAGTGCCTCAGTTGAGGCGCCTCCGATCAACTGAGGTGCCTCTAGAACTGTTCATCCAGGACACCCTCAATTAAATTGAGGcacctcgagtactgttcattcaagacttttttttttgctataactcctgcaaaatatgttagtctaaaataacaaaaaatacatgtaaaatagagttagcatacaCAATAAAATTTATGAATTAGATATTGTCTGACACTATGAGGGTTTTGTCTTGgtctaaacttagatttctaaaatggatTTAAGTTGGACCAGTGTCTACAGTGTAACAACCCAAACttcctcattacgagttctaatagtggttaaaaatatttagaaatgctttagaaatattctagagctTTTTAGggattttagagtatttttatgtaatttttggagttcgtttggtatttttaccaaaaggaagaagtttcaaaaaataaataggtttggccgagattcaaacccgcgacctccgacccaaccTGAATCTAAGCGAAGTGTGATGACCAAGAATCCAGCAGGCCGTGCTGATAAAAGAAATAGTGTAATATATTTATGCGGTAGATAGTTAACGGAAATAATTGGGTATTAAGAGGAGAACTTGAGTTGTTTTCCCGAAAACCTAATTcttttcccttctcctcttctgcgtgcgacggcggGCTCGGGCGGAAACCAAAGGGAAGCTAGGGTTTGTTCTCAGGTGGCCTGCCAAGGGTTCAATCCGATAAGTTCTTCCCGTCTTCACGAttccctcgtcgaggagagcacggAGACGCAAGGAGTCGCCGGAATTtgagctatccgaaaccctagaagttcttttccggttgtgagtccaagaaaccattgtaagtgcttctcacctgcggtaggagtagctttggAGTTGTTTCTTCTCGTTTTTTTTTCGAAGCATGATGTAGGAAGCAATGTATTGATGTTGTTGTtgtgaatctcaaagaaaggaaatagattCGTTGTTTAGCATGTGTTTATTGGTTTCTCCAAGCTTTGGATTTAGTATTTTAGTTGTTGAGTTAGATTTTCTGTTTGTGACCTTGAGGAGCATGTTTGGACCATATGAAATCTAGCAATGTTCTGTTTTTGTTGTTGCCGTGACACTGGGAATGAGCAACAAATATGGTTCTAGATTTCCAGTAGCAATGTTTCCTTACTAGTTGCATTTTGGTCTTCCTTGTTGTGGTACAAGGCATGCAGAATAGTTGCATTTTGGGTTCCTTTTGTTTCCTTGCCGTGGCATTGAACATGAAGAAGGATTATTGTTTTTGGTTTTTTTTAGTATGAGATAGTCCTATGTttttaggttgcttgtgaccttaaacagatttagttttggtgtAGAACTATTGAGCATGAACATTCTTGCTGTTGGTTTCGGTTGTGCTAAACAATGAACAAGAACAGTCCATTAATCATATACCAGCTTTAgagattatagtgcagattttttatgagcatagtatgcagaattttgttagcttagtatgcagaattttgattagcatagtatgcagttttTCTTTTGTTAAAGCTTcgaatgcagatttttgtttaagcatttcaatgttagaatttgtttaaacatttcagttttgaaagaagcattcttttattagaagtattaacaagtataaataTTTTACTTGAAAAGGTtagtacctgacttccgaggttgtcgttaaataaatccaggtgatcgTTTccaaggtctcggccctggtaagaccaaggtctttaccctcgtagaactggtggctcgctacctcagttcctattagggagcgcgcaatggtactaagcctgggcccaaaagattagtattttgaagtataaaagtataagattttaaacaagtgaaataa encodes the following:
- the LOC122041207 gene encoding CASP-like protein 1C1, with translation MAKVLRVFFLLLRLLAVAATLCAVVIMATSHDSTTVFGITLEAKFQHTPALVFFVVANGIAFIYSLIVLFVPSTSLLSRSIIVFDVILAMLLTAAIAAAGAMAQLGKKGNSHAGWFPICDRVPNFCDHVMGAMICGCVAVITFLLIVLYDIHQVLSPKFP
- the LOC122041206 gene encoding probable 2-carboxy-D-arabinitol-1-phosphatase codes for the protein MVVAVCASLSSSSSAAFLRSSRPRHSPLPAFLCSFRSPDSTHRNGELKSLETYVQNPTSSVSINQLESQFPTTGGAYDFKGATISISDEILSSPKMVTLVRHGLSSWNEENRVQGSSNLSILTEVGARQAEKCRSSLTNISFDICFSSPISRAKSTAELIWHGREKPLIFLDSLKEAHLFFLEGMTNADAKKKYPELYTAWREDPFNFNVDGIYPVRKLWGTAKQAWKDILSTPGESILVITHKSILRALICTALGLGPERFCAIDVNNGGISVFTFNRRGEAMLQSLNMTVHMYSSHMYQY